The following coding sequences lie in one Candidatus Poribacteria bacterium genomic window:
- a CDS encoding slipin family protein, translating into MIVYEIGVALIAVIVLAYMSMKILREYERGVVFRLGKLHKVKGPGLVFIIPFIDKMVKVSLRVTAVDVEEQDVITSDNVSVKVNAVLYYKVDDPANSVVEVEDYRFATTQVALTALRSVIGKFELDDLLSKREMINEELSRTVEEHVDPWGIKILAVEVKDVDLPDEMKRAMAKQAEAERERRAKVLNAQGEYEAAETLLKAAQTIQRSPTAVQLRFLQTLIEVASENNSTIVFPLPIDLLKPYLAKEGIKEVGAENANGQN; encoded by the coding sequence ATGATAGTATATGAGATCGGTGTGGCTCTCATCGCCGTTATCGTCCTGGCATACATGTCCATGAAGATACTTCGCGAGTATGAGCGTGGAGTGGTTTTCAGGCTTGGTAAGCTCCATAAGGTGAAAGGGCCGGGGTTGGTCTTCATCATCCCTTTCATAGACAAAATGGTGAAGGTATCATTGAGGGTCACTGCCGTGGATGTAGAGGAGCAAGACGTCATAACTTCGGATAACGTCTCCGTTAAGGTAAACGCCGTCCTTTACTATAAGGTCGATGATCCGGCCAACTCCGTCGTTGAGGTGGAGGATTACCGGTTCGCCACCACTCAAGTTGCCCTCACAGCCCTCAGGAGCGTCATAGGGAAGTTCGAGCTGGATGATCTCCTTTCTAAAAGGGAGATGATAAATGAGGAGCTGAGCAGGACCGTTGAGGAGCATGTCGATCCCTGGGGGATAAAAATTTTGGCCGTGGAGGTCAAAGACGTGGATCTACCGGATGAGATGAAAAGGGCGATGGCGAAACAGGCTGAGGCGGAGAGGGAGAGAAGAGCTAAGGTTTTAAACGCCCAAGGCGAATACGAAGCTGCGGAAACATTGCTCAAAGCCGCCCAGACCATACAACGGAGCCCCACGGCCGTGCAACTGAGATTCCTTCAAACACTGATCGAGGTGGCGTCGGAGAACAACTCCACCATAGTATTCCCTTTACCCATAGACCTATTGAAGCCATATCTCGCAAAAGAGGGGATAAAGGAGGTCGGTGCCGAAAATGCCAACGGGCAGAATTAA
- a CDS encoding gamma-glutamylcyclotransferase, giving the protein MPSLFAYGMLMNDSITRRVTGKVFPKRKAILENYEKIMPGTGYSYILPKAGSTVEGCILYGIDEETMAKIDRYEAEGDLYDRKEVEVIVQGRRERAYAYVGNLHGLKKFFGPEVYTDVRIKEYLERKLKDLTDLEDQESTDLVHRAKAELLSDKIEALISAHFRRSADLRYLIDKILYKPSLPTLEGVKSDPEALRYANAYIKLMVKHVIFNQIERMIGNAFAGEITVNPKFHERTLSNLVALIFVNRKSTAIEKIMDAIGANRLSMDKDYLEYTVMGIRIADMIFDPMEIKEIIEWVRGHRHPGRVPLGAEIEMSDIGARAVDALPGEDSRYDSFYYFNDFDLLHRCWKLGGHVDDHSGMEEPEGRTRGFFEYSLGKISTMGDFSKPVTDDPWVLNQLINQAVLFADILPHSFHITLDAQGEPDMSRSSDPELLICLLLLCGDIEPDKGGCLHENRICNCEIVDKYGRLHFSDENIHFASEEDKEEGLIGRSRGANLIEYKFMRLKSNHNYEPFILALKGFQLGYNPRPLGSTFRSLDEFKFPEIEALRRWAERPQPLSRSILMEFLHLVREGLMRENEGKPAHPIDYIEYNLKKIERKLDEVNELIRSRGRRG; this is encoded by the coding sequence ATGCCCAGCCTCTTCGCATACGGGATGCTCATGAACGACTCCATAACCAGACGCGTCACGGGAAAGGTTTTCCCGAAAAGGAAGGCCATACTTGAGAATTACGAGAAGATAATGCCCGGAACGGGATATTCCTATATCCTTCCGAAAGCAGGCTCCACCGTGGAGGGATGCATACTGTATGGGATCGACGAGGAGACCATGGCGAAGATAGATCGATACGAAGCGGAAGGGGATCTCTATGACCGTAAGGAGGTGGAGGTAATCGTCCAGGGGCGGCGTGAGAGGGCCTATGCCTATGTGGGAAACCTGCACGGACTGAAGAAGTTCTTCGGGCCTGAGGTATACACGGATGTGAGGATCAAGGAGTATCTTGAGAGAAAACTGAAGGATCTGACCGACTTGGAGGATCAGGAGAGCACGGATCTCGTCCACAGGGCTAAAGCGGAGCTATTGAGCGATAAGATAGAGGCTCTTATCTCAGCCCATTTCCGCAGATCCGCCGATCTGAGATATCTGATAGATAAGATCCTCTATAAGCCCTCTCTCCCGACCTTGGAAGGCGTCAAATCCGATCCGGAGGCATTGAGATACGCCAACGCCTATATCAAATTGATGGTCAAGCACGTGATCTTCAACCAGATCGAACGTATGATCGGCAACGCCTTCGCCGGCGAGATCACCGTAAATCCTAAATTCCACGAGAGAACCCTCTCTAACCTCGTCGCTCTCATATTCGTGAATAGAAAGAGCACCGCCATCGAGAAGATCATGGACGCGATCGGGGCTAACAGGCTGAGCATGGATAAGGATTATCTGGAATACACGGTGATGGGGATCAGGATAGCCGATATGATCTTCGACCCGATGGAGATCAAGGAGATCATCGAATGGGTGAGAGGACATAGGCATCCGGGCAGGGTCCCGCTTGGCGCCGAGATCGAGATGAGCGATATCGGCGCGAGGGCCGTCGACGCATTGCCGGGAGAGGATAGCAGATACGATAGCTTCTACTACTTCAATGATTTCGATCTGCTACACAGATGCTGGAAGCTCGGAGGTCATGTGGACGATCACTCAGGTATGGAGGAACCCGAAGGGCGAACGAGGGGATTTTTCGAATACTCGCTGGGAAAGATCAGCACGATGGGCGATTTCTCCAAACCGGTCACGGATGACCCGTGGGTGTTGAATCAGTTGATAAACCAGGCCGTTCTCTTCGCCGATATCCTGCCACATAGTTTCCATATCACCCTCGACGCTCAAGGCGAACCGGATATGTCACGTTCCAGCGACCCGGAACTCCTGATATGTCTGCTGCTTCTGTGTGGCGATATAGAGCCGGATAAAGGCGGATGTCTCCACGAAAATAGGATCTGTAACTGCGAGATAGTCGATAAATACGGCAGATTACACTTCAGCGATGAAAACATCCATTTCGCCTCGGAGGAAGACAAAGAGGAGGGGCTCATAGGGCGGTCAAGGGGAGCGAACCTGATCGAATACAAGTTCATGAGGCTCAAAAGCAATCATAATTACGAGCCCTTCATCCTAGCCTTAAAGGGGTTCCAACTCGGATACAACCCCAGACCTCTGGGCTCCACCTTCAGATCGCTGGATGAGTTTAAATTTCCTGAAATTGAGGCCCTGAGGAGATGGGCGGAAAGACCTCAACCGCTGTCTAGATCCATATTGATGGAATTCCTCCATCTCGTGAGGGAGGGGCTGATGAGGGAAAACGAGGGGAAACCCGCTCACCCGATCGATTATATAGAGTATAACCTCAAAAAGATCGAGAGGAAGCTAGATGAGGTGAATGAGTTAATAAGATCCAGAGGAAGGAGGGGATAA
- a CDS encoding NAD(P)-dependent glycerol-3-phosphate dehydrogenase yields the protein MKVVVYGSGAFGFALAKYLGDKFRMDKAVEICLYDRNEDLISHIKTTRTHPIYYPDIPLPIKVESTSDIRCVRRADLILLVVPSQALRDASRELAGYISPEATVLNAAKGLELGSCKRPSQVIGEELSKVGFKGEIATFSGGTIASEMIMGAALGAEIACPNREVARWLQEFMASDRLRIYANTDIIGVEYAGAFKNVISIGAGISDGLNNPWGTKTLLISRASAEVKRLALKLGAQPHTFSAESQAWCNDLWMSCMGNTRNRYFGELIGRGLSVEEAFKVMSHERKLVEGYYTTKSAYHLAREHKVDAPIIKAVHDVLYLGRDPREMMSELMSRSLKFLD from the coding sequence ATGAAGGTTGTCGTCTACGGGTCAGGGGCCTTCGGCTTCGCATTGGCGAAATACCTCGGTGATAAGTTCCGAATGGATAAGGCGGTGGAGATCTGCCTCTATGATAGGAATGAGGATCTGATCTCTCACATCAAAACCACCCGAACCCACCCTATCTATTATCCGGATATACCTCTTCCTATAAAGGTGGAATCTACTTCCGATATCAGATGTGTCCGAAGAGCAGACCTGATACTGCTGGTCGTTCCAAGCCAGGCGCTTAGAGATGCTTCGAGAGAGCTGGCCGGATACATCTCACCTGAAGCTACGGTTCTCAACGCCGCTAAAGGACTGGAGCTGGGAAGCTGTAAAAGGCCATCACAGGTCATAGGCGAGGAATTAAGCAAGGTCGGCTTTAAGGGTGAGATAGCGACCTTCTCCGGAGGAACGATAGCATCGGAAATGATCATGGGAGCGGCACTGGGGGCGGAGATCGCATGTCCGAACAGGGAGGTGGCGAGATGGCTTCAGGAGTTTATGGCCAGCGACAGGCTCAGGATATACGCCAATACGGATATCATAGGCGTGGAGTATGCGGGGGCATTTAAAAACGTCATCTCCATCGGAGCGGGGATCTCCGACGGGCTCAACAACCCTTGGGGCACCAAGACGCTTCTCATATCACGGGCGTCAGCCGAGGTCAAGAGACTGGCGTTAAAGTTAGGCGCTCAGCCGCATACCTTCTCCGCCGAAAGCCAGGCTTGGTGCAACGACTTATGGATGAGCTGCATGGGCAATACCAGAAACAGATATTTCGGGGAGCTTATCGGCAGAGGATTATCGGTCGAGGAGGCCTTCAAGGTGATGAGCCATGAGAGGAAGTTGGTCGAGGGGTATTACACCACGAAATCGGCCTATCACCTCGCACGGGAACACAAGGTGGACGCGCCGATCATCAAGGCCGTCCACGATGTCCTCTATCTCGGAAGAGACCCGCGGGAGATGATGAGTGAGCTCATGTCACGCTCGCTCAAATTCCTCGATTGA
- a CDS encoding cold-shock protein: MPTGRIKYYNSQKGFGFIAQDSGEQDLFMHISSVKKHEGEIQPGHFVYYEIGQGRKGLEAKNIIVSSRRIDESKLQEILKPKRRVPRPKGKGGPKQPQRQAQPTQPQVKKKKLIPDDAYMIKQAKNQTPMVFETYDHPHLKCLVKKKYKYDIDLLIDGEVKRFFMHDIKFCYKVRDEEKVKRAISYDEEVRSQNLKAIIPRKERYKIPDEELKKAYKEEKPIMLVMRGGEVIIGTIEWYSKYAIKVNLPIGGSVLAFRHAVYKFQSL, encoded by the coding sequence ATGCCAACGGGCAGAATTAAATACTATAACAGTCAAAAAGGTTTCGGTTTTATCGCCCAGGATAGTGGGGAGCAAGATTTGTTCATGCACATCTCCTCCGTCAAAAAACACGAAGGCGAGATACAACCGGGACACTTCGTCTATTATGAGATAGGACAGGGCCGCAAAGGCTTGGAGGCCAAAAACATCATCGTCTCCTCGCGGAGGATAGATGAGAGTAAACTTCAGGAGATCCTGAAACCCAAACGTCGAGTCCCTCGTCCTAAAGGCAAGGGAGGACCGAAGCAGCCTCAAAGACAGGCCCAGCCGACTCAACCTCAGGTGAAGAAGAAAAAATTGATCCCGGATGACGCCTATATGATCAAGCAGGCCAAAAACCAGACGCCGATGGTCTTCGAGACCTACGACCATCCTCACCTCAAATGCCTGGTCAAAAAGAAATACAAATACGATATCGATCTCCTCATAGACGGAGAGGTCAAGCGATTCTTCATGCATGACATCAAATTCTGCTATAAGGTGCGGGATGAGGAGAAGGTCAAACGGGCGATCAGTTACGACGAAGAGGTGAGATCACAGAATCTCAAGGCGATCATACCCCGCAAGGAGAGATACAAGATCCCGGATGAAGAGCTGAAGAAAGCGTACAAGGAGGAGAAACCGATAATGCTGGTCATGCGAGGCGGTGAAGTGATAATCGGTACGATCGAATGGTATTCGAAATACGCCATCAAGGTCAACCTCCCGATAGGAGGCTCCGTGTTGGCATTCAGGCATGCCGTCTATAAATTTCAGAGCCTATGA